Proteins encoded together in one Bacteroidota bacterium window:
- a CDS encoding S8/S53 family peptidase, which produces MKTLINTLNSASFIKIYFLFSLLTVISFYHYSFAQTEYEHGILWVTIDDKVKTDGDSRTDQVRINRIFDRYNVYSFKQALPFTKEESLLKIYEILFNGDDTGFLQDIVDSLSGLLSKPYQSRISVPLYNPADTFWVFHSNDWMWHLKKIQADSAWDITRGDNQIKIAIINFGFDPSHPDLSTQLLNNYDPYDSTFFDPISAWRPGHATTVAGFVAGQTTDNNTLQPPGAYYCSIGYKTKLVGYQAGFSTQLLTKGLHASEVMKADILNLSCHGGCRLDTTGYERTIVKRILDNGTTIVASAGNGFCLGCYFNGIKDTLWTLCDSVPSNFQHFSPNFPFSPIYDSRIIIVSGTEKMTAYHII; this is translated from the coding sequence CAGACTGAATATGAACACGGCATTTTATGGGTCACCATTGATGATAAGGTCAAGACGGATGGTGACTCGCGAACAGATCAGGTCAGGATCAACAGGATATTTGACCGCTATAATGTATACTCTTTTAAACAAGCGTTACCTTTTACCAAAGAAGAATCATTGTTAAAGATATATGAAATCTTATTCAATGGAGATGACACCGGATTTTTACAGGACATCGTAGATAGTTTATCTGGTTTACTGTCTAAACCTTACCAAAGCAGGATAAGTGTTCCGCTTTATAATCCTGCAGATACTTTTTGGGTATTTCACAGCAACGACTGGATGTGGCATTTAAAGAAAATACAAGCCGATAGTGCATGGGACATTACAAGGGGTGATAACCAAATTAAAATTGCCATTATTAATTTTGGTTTTGATCCTTCACATCCGGATCTGAGTACACAGTTGTTAAATAATTATGATCCTTATGATAGTACATTCTTTGATCCTATTAGTGCATGGAGGCCGGGCCACGCAACAACTGTTGCAGGTTTTGTTGCAGGACAAACAACAGATAATAATACTTTGCAACCCCCTGGTGCTTATTATTGTTCTATTGGATATAAAACAAAACTAGTTGGTTACCAGGCAGGTTTCTCAACCCAATTACTGACAAAAGGATTACATGCTTCGGAAGTAATGAAAGCAGATATTTTAAATTTGTCATGTCATGGTGGATGTCGTTTAGATACAACTGGTTATGAGAGAACGATTGTAAAAAGAATTCTTGACAATGGTACAACAATAGTTGCTTCTGCCGGAAATGGTTTTTGTCTTGGCTGTTATTTTAATGGCATTAAAGATACGTTATGGACATTATGCGATAGTGTACCATCAAACTTTCAGCATTTCAGTCCAAATTTTCCTTTTTCACCAATATATGATAGCCGGATAATCATCGTCTCAGGAACAGAAAAAATGACAGCTTATCATATCATATAG